A stretch of Desulfobacterales bacterium DNA encodes these proteins:
- a CDS encoding amino acid ABC transporter permease, producing MGFLNYTFDWSVLWRHPYGGMFVKGIFTTIHLSLLAWIIAVILGIMIAVFRVLPPRSIRLAGSAYVQLFRNIPFLVQLFFWYFAVPLLLPKPAQEWLYDHVPDYSYWAGVTALGTYTASRLAEQFRSGLLAIPLGQYRAAYSTGLTTFQTYRYVIVPYAFRIIIPPFTTEFLSCFKNSSLTMTISVMEITHTAYYIDSFTWHGLETTTAASMMYLCISGFIVLVMSFVEKKLRIPGMIVRSQ from the coding sequence ATGGGATTTCTGAATTATACATTTGATTGGAGTGTTTTGTGGCGTCATCCTTATGGCGGCATGTTCGTCAAGGGGATCTTCACCACCATCCACTTATCATTGCTGGCCTGGATAATCGCCGTTATTCTGGGAATCATGATCGCTGTTTTCAGGGTCTTACCGCCGCGATCAATCCGATTGGCGGGAAGCGCTTATGTCCAGCTCTTCAGGAATATCCCCTTTCTGGTACAGCTTTTTTTCTGGTATTTTGCGGTACCGTTGCTGCTGCCCAAACCGGCACAGGAGTGGTTATATGATCACGTGCCCGATTATTCATACTGGGCCGGCGTTACCGCACTGGGAACCTACACGGCTTCACGGCTGGCCGAGCAGTTTCGTTCCGGTTTATTGGCCATCCCTCTCGGCCAATACCGCGCCGCCTATTCGACCGGTCTGACCACCTTTCAAACCTATCGTTACGTTATTGTACCGTATGCCTTCCGAATTATCATACCACCTTTTACTACGGAGTTTTTGAGCTGTTTTAAAAACTCGTCTCTGACCATGACCATCAGCGTGATGGAAATCACCCATACGGCTTATTACATCGATTCATTTACATGGCATGGCCTCGAAACGACTACTGCGGCAAGCATGATGTATTTGTGCATCTCGGGTTTCATTGTGCTTGTTATGTCGTTTGTCGAAAAAAAACTTCGAATTCCCGGTATGATCGTCAGGAGCCAATGA
- a CDS encoding amino acid ABC transporter permease: protein MDLTVITNNFKFMAGGLVLTFQLSLITMAGGLLLGIILALARLSSKHWLYYPATFYIHFFRGLPLILVIFWLYFLTPVITGKSLNEFHAAVISFVVFEAAYFAEIIRAGIQSIPHGQSMAAYSSGLTSFQCARHVILPQALRNMTPALVTQAVVIFQDTSLGYVIGLREFLRRVNLVDAREARSVELYLFAGLIYLAFCSTGSLCSQRLENHRQRNWI, encoded by the coding sequence ATGGACCTTACGGTTATAACAAACAATTTTAAATTCATGGCCGGAGGCCTTGTTTTAACTTTCCAGCTATCGCTGATTACCATGGCAGGCGGCCTGCTGCTTGGCATCATCCTGGCATTGGCGCGTCTCTCATCCAAACACTGGCTCTATTATCCGGCCACCTTCTATATCCATTTTTTCCGAGGCCTGCCTCTTATTCTGGTAATTTTCTGGCTATACTTCCTGACACCCGTTATTACCGGAAAATCATTGAACGAATTCCATGCCGCAGTCATTTCCTTTGTTGTGTTTGAAGCCGCATATTTTGCTGAAATCATCCGCGCAGGGATACAATCCATTCCACACGGACAGTCAATGGCAGCGTATTCCAGCGGCCTGACCTCTTTTCAATGCGCGCGGCATGTGATTCTGCCCCAGGCTTTGCGTAATATGACCCCGGCGCTGGTGACACAAGCCGTGGTTATTTTTCAGGACACATCCCTGGGATACGTGATCGGGCTGAGGGAATTTTTGCGCAGGGTCAATCTCGTAGATGCCAGGGAAGCAAGGTCTGTTGAACTCTATCTCTTCGCCGGTCTGATATACCTCGCATTTTGCTCCACCGGTTCATTATGCAGCCAACGACTGGAAAATCATCGACAAAGGAACTGGATTTGA
- a CDS encoding amino acid ABC transporter ATP-binding protein — protein MIEIKNISLWYEKSHKVLDDISGTIQCGQTVVICGPSGSGKSSLLRCINGLERFQKGEIIVDGISVQHPDTDIHKLRSNIGMVFQHFELYPHMTVMQNITLAPVRVRKKSKTEAEKKALEILERVGIPEQAFKHPEALSGGQKQRVAIARALAMEPQIMLFDEPTSALDPEMIKEVLDVMIDLAGQKMTMVVVTHEMVFARKVAHEIVFMDNGRIIEKGAGHNFFNHPKNERTRQFLSRILI, from the coding sequence TTGATTGAAATTAAAAATATCAGCCTATGGTATGAAAAAAGTCATAAAGTGCTCGATGATATCAGTGGAACCATACAGTGCGGTCAAACCGTGGTCATATGCGGTCCCAGCGGATCGGGAAAGAGTTCGCTGCTCAGGTGCATCAACGGCCTGGAACGTTTCCAGAAAGGAGAAATCATCGTCGACGGCATCTCCGTACAGCACCCCGATACAGATATTCATAAACTCCGTTCCAACATCGGTATGGTATTCCAGCATTTTGAGCTCTATCCTCATATGACGGTCATGCAGAATATCACGCTGGCACCTGTCCGGGTTCGCAAAAAATCAAAAACCGAGGCCGAAAAAAAAGCCTTGGAAATACTCGAGCGGGTGGGAATCCCGGAACAGGCATTTAAACATCCTGAAGCGCTTTCCGGTGGCCAGAAACAGCGGGTGGCCATTGCAAGGGCCTTGGCCATGGAACCTCAAATCATGCTTTTCGACGAACCGACCTCGGCACTGGATCCGGAAATGATCAAAGAAGTGCTTGATGTCATGATCGACCTGGCCGGACAAAAAATGACCATGGTTGTGGTCACACATGAAATGGTATTTGCCAGGAAGGTGGCCCATGAAATTGTTTTCATGGATAACGGACGGATTATAGAAAAAGGCGCCGGCCATAATTTTTTCAATCATCCAAAAAATGAGAGAACCCGCCAGTTTCTGAGTCGTATTCTGATATAA
- a CDS encoding amino acid ABC transporter permease, which translates to MSVFRIDILFNAVPLLAEGLLATVIVSLASFFLAFLIGSLVGIARAESAKARRLLAPYVEVFRGTPLLIQLFFIYYGLPSIGVTMNNYVAGIVGLALNGGAYISEIVRGALYSVEKGQQDAAAALGLSWFQTMAHVIVPQSIRVALPPLVNSFSSLIKDSSLVSVLAITELTRVSQLIYTRTFRAFEVYLAVGTVYFVMIYAVSLLSGYFERKFYIGGRYGR; encoded by the coding sequence ATGAGCGTATTCAGAATTGATATTCTTTTCAATGCCGTGCCGCTGCTGGCCGAGGGCCTCCTCGCCACCGTCATCGTTTCGCTGGCGTCTTTTTTCCTGGCCTTTCTAATCGGCTCTTTGGTGGGAATCGCACGGGCCGAGTCAGCAAAGGCGCGGCGTTTGTTAGCTCCTTATGTCGAGGTGTTCAGAGGAACGCCGCTGTTGATCCAACTGTTTTTTATCTATTACGGCTTGCCCTCCATCGGAGTGACGATGAACAACTATGTCGCCGGAATAGTTGGCCTGGCATTAAACGGCGGAGCATATATCTCGGAAATCGTCCGGGGAGCCTTGTACTCGGTTGAAAAAGGCCAGCAGGATGCCGCCGCCGCACTCGGGCTTTCCTGGTTTCAGACAATGGCACATGTCATCGTGCCTCAATCAATCCGGGTGGCACTGCCCCCCCTGGTCAATTCCTTTTCCTCACTGATCAAGGATTCTTCCCTGGTTTCCGTGCTGGCAATCACGGAGCTGACTCGCGTCAGCCAGCTGATTTACACGCGGACTTTCCGTGCCTTCGAGGTGTATCTGGCTGTGGGCACAGTCTATTTTGTGATGATTTACGCGGTATCTTTACTATCCGGATATTTTGAAAGAAAATTTTATATTGGCGGTCGCTATGGCCGCTGA
- the mprF gene encoding bifunctional lysylphosphatidylglycerol flippase/synthetase MprF → MSANNHFTVKRYLGPAFSLCLFGAVAWLLHRELSAYRLEDIFHNLSLIPSFRLWGAVLLTVAGYSAMTGYDALALHYIQHPIGYSKSALASFIGYAFSNNIGFSMIAGASVRYRLYSVWGLSVIEISRVVLFCTVSVWLGFFFLFGVMSVMAPEAVPPSIHLPFASMWWPGFFCLAVVAGYTAVAGIRKKPIAIRGEAIRWPRIGLVPWQAGIGAADWSLAAGVLYLLIPKGSSDISFSLFLGAFLLAQLAGLVSQVPGGLGVFESVFTVLLSPVIPAPQILGGLLAYRMVYYWLPLAVAAVLLGGHELFRGKKKFKHLDVFFGHWISPLIPQIFGLAAFVAGTILLLSGVTPAIDSRIALLKRMLPLSLIELSHFSASVVGMGLLLLGRGLQRRLDAAYVMMLAFLAVGAAGSIAKGLDYEEALALLLIGATLAPCRRYFYRKASLFDGRFSASWVAAVLVVLCGSIWLGYYSYRHVEYADSLWWQFAFSGHASRFLRASLGAVLLALFFAAARLMRPAPPSPEPPTPEEMDRVWGIVQEAGDTYAHLATLGDKYFIFNDDRTAFVMYGISGNTWVAMGDPVGLEGELKDLSWRFREMADRHGDRGVFYHVSHHRLPIYLDMGLSLLKLGEEARVPLSGFSLEGAQRKGFRYTLRKLEKEGCRFEVLSQASVAGRMADLKEISDQWLSGKNSREKGFSLGFFSETYLKRYPVAVAFQNDRMIAFANFWQGAGREELSIDLMRYRPEAPTGIMEYIFLQLMLWAKGEGYRWFNLGMAPLSGFEERGLSPIWTRLGDFVFRHGEHFYNFQGLRQYKEKFDPVWSPKYLACPGGIPVPRILADVSSLISGGYKRILTR, encoded by the coding sequence ATGTCAGCCAATAATCATTTCACAGTAAAGCGCTACCTGGGTCCGGCGTTCAGCCTGTGTCTGTTCGGTGCTGTCGCATGGCTTCTGCATCGTGAACTTTCGGCTTACCGCCTTGAGGATATTTTCCATAATCTTTCTCTGATCCCATCCTTTCGGCTCTGGGGTGCGGTTCTGCTGACCGTGGCAGGTTACTCCGCTATGACGGGCTATGACGCCCTGGCCCTTCACTACATTCAGCACCCGATCGGCTACTCGAAGAGTGCATTGGCGTCGTTTATCGGCTACGCGTTCAGCAACAACATCGGCTTTTCCATGATTGCCGGCGCTTCGGTTCGCTACCGTCTCTACTCGGTCTGGGGGCTTTCAGTGATCGAAATTTCCCGGGTGGTGCTTTTCTGCACTGTTTCCGTGTGGCTCGGGTTCTTTTTTCTGTTCGGCGTGATGTCGGTAATGGCACCGGAAGCGGTGCCGCCATCGATTCACCTGCCATTTGCCTCTATGTGGTGGCCGGGGTTTTTCTGCCTTGCGGTAGTCGCCGGGTATACAGCGGTCGCCGGCATCCGGAAAAAGCCCATTGCCATCCGGGGGGAGGCGATTCGGTGGCCGCGGATCGGGCTGGTTCCCTGGCAGGCCGGTATTGGCGCCGCGGACTGGTCGCTGGCCGCAGGGGTGCTCTATCTGCTAATACCCAAAGGGTCGTCCGACATCTCTTTTTCATTGTTTTTAGGCGCTTTTCTTCTGGCTCAGCTGGCCGGTCTGGTCAGCCAGGTTCCCGGCGGGCTGGGTGTATTCGAATCTGTCTTCACCGTCCTGCTGTCACCGGTCATTCCGGCACCCCAGATCCTGGGAGGCCTGTTGGCCTATCGGATGGTTTATTACTGGCTGCCCCTGGCTGTTGCCGCTGTTCTTCTCGGGGGGCATGAGCTTTTCAGAGGAAAGAAAAAGTTTAAGCATCTTGATGTCTTCTTCGGCCACTGGATTTCGCCGCTTATTCCCCAGATATTCGGGCTGGCCGCCTTTGTCGCCGGCACCATTTTGCTTCTGTCGGGAGTGACGCCTGCCATTGATTCACGAATCGCCCTGTTGAAACGGATGCTGCCGCTATCGCTGATCGAACTCTCCCATTTTTCGGCCAGTGTGGTCGGAATGGGTCTGCTGCTCCTGGGACGCGGGCTTCAGCGTCGTTTGGATGCGGCCTATGTGATGATGCTTGCGTTCCTGGCGGTCGGCGCAGCAGGTTCCATCGCAAAGGGGCTGGATTACGAGGAGGCGCTGGCGCTGCTGCTGATCGGTGCGACACTTGCCCCCTGCAGACGCTATTTTTATCGTAAAGCGTCTCTATTTGACGGCCGATTCAGCGCCTCATGGGTCGCCGCCGTGCTGGTGGTGCTCTGCGGGTCGATCTGGCTGGGGTATTACAGCTACCGGCACGTGGAATATGCCGACAGCCTGTGGTGGCAGTTCGCCTTTTCCGGTCATGCATCGCGGTTTCTCAGGGCAAGTCTGGGGGCGGTGCTTCTGGCCCTTTTTTTCGCAGCGGCCCGCTTGATGCGGCCTGCGCCGCCGAGCCCTGAACCGCCGACACCGGAGGAGATGGACCGGGTGTGGGGTATCGTTCAAGAGGCTGGCGATACCTATGCCCATCTGGCCACGCTGGGGGACAAGTATTTTATTTTTAACGATGACCGAACCGCGTTTGTCATGTACGGCATCAGCGGCAATACCTGGGTTGCCATGGGCGATCCGGTGGGGCTGGAAGGCGAACTCAAGGACCTGTCGTGGCGATTTCGCGAGATGGCCGACCGCCACGGAGACCGAGGCGTTTTCTACCATGTGAGCCACCATCGGCTGCCCATATATCTGGACATGGGATTGAGCCTGCTGAAGCTTGGTGAAGAAGCCAGAGTGCCGCTTTCCGGGTTCAGCCTTGAAGGGGCTCAACGCAAAGGCTTTCGTTACACCCTGCGAAAGCTGGAAAAGGAAGGGTGCCGTTTTGAGGTGTTGTCACAGGCTTCGGTGGCCGGGCGCATGGCGGATTTGAAAGAGATCTCCGATCAGTGGCTTTCCGGAAAGAACAGCCGGGAAAAGGGGTTTTCTCTGGGCTTCTTTTCGGAGACCTACCTCAAACGCTATCCGGTCGCCGTCGCCTTTCAGAATGATCGGATGATTGCCTTCGCAAATTTCTGGCAGGGAGCCGGCAGGGAAGAGCTTTCCATTGATCTTATGCGCTACCGCCCCGAAGCCCCCACCGGAATCATGGAGTATATCTTTCTTCAGCTCATGCTCTGGGCAAAAGGCGAGGGATACCGTTGGTTTAACCTGGGGATGGCGCCGCTCTCGGGTTTCGAGGAAAGAGGCCTTTCACCCATATGGACCCGGCTGGGCGACTTTGTCTTTCGACACGGGGAGCACTTTTACAACTTTCAGGGGCTTCGCCAGTACAAGGAAAAGTTTGATCCGGTCTGGAGCCCCAAATACCTTGCCTGCCCGGGCGGGATTCCGGTTCCCCGGATACTTGCCGACGTCAGCAGTTTGATTTCAGGAGGGTATAAAAGGATTTTGACTCGTTAG
- a CDS encoding ABC transporter substrate-binding protein, with product MLFTLKLKPIFILLSLIIAACLWLPAASPAADTYKIGGIFSSTGPASFLGDPEKKTMQMVIDTVNERGGVDGHLLEAVIYDSEGDPQKAVSAINKLIHKDRVIAVIGPSTTPTTLAVASFAERAQIPLISCAAGIKITDPVKPWIFKTAQSDVLAVSAVYRRMRKTGIHDIAILTVSNAYGESGKNQLENQAKAFGIRIVRAESFGAKDTDMTAQLTKIRTAAPEAIVCWGTNPGPAVVAKNVRQLNITIPLYQSHGVASPKFLELAGDAAEGILLPTGKILVASKLPETDAQKPVLKTYIDQYSSRWGQEVSGFGGYAYDAVNMLIKALEGSNGDRNKIRAALEGMEKHVGVSGIFNFSKTDHNGLTPDAFVMVQIRNNDWRLVDAGKN from the coding sequence ATGTTATTTACCCTTAAGCTGAAACCCATTTTCATCCTGTTATCCCTGATCATCGCAGCATGCCTCTGGCTGCCGGCAGCATCTCCTGCCGCGGACACGTATAAAATCGGCGGCATTTTTTCATCTACGGGTCCGGCCTCATTTCTCGGAGACCCCGAGAAAAAAACCATGCAGATGGTCATCGATACCGTAAACGAACGTGGCGGAGTCGATGGTCACCTGCTGGAGGCGGTCATCTATGACTCCGAAGGTGATCCGCAAAAGGCCGTTAGTGCGATCAACAAGCTGATCCACAAGGACCGGGTGATTGCCGTCATCGGCCCCAGCACCACCCCGACCACGCTGGCCGTTGCATCCTTTGCCGAAAGGGCCCAAATTCCCCTGATCAGTTGCGCCGCCGGCATCAAAATTACCGATCCGGTCAAGCCCTGGATCTTTAAAACCGCCCAGAGCGATGTGCTGGCAGTATCAGCCGTATACCGGCGCATGAGAAAAACGGGCATTCACGACATCGCGATCCTCACGGTTTCCAACGCCTATGGGGAGAGCGGAAAGAATCAACTGGAAAACCAGGCGAAGGCATTCGGCATCCGCATTGTCCGTGCCGAAAGCTTTGGCGCCAAAGATACCGACATGACCGCCCAGCTGACCAAAATACGGACCGCCGCTCCGGAAGCCATCGTCTGCTGGGGCACCAATCCCGGTCCGGCCGTGGTGGCCAAAAATGTCCGGCAGCTGAATATAACCATTCCCCTGTACCAGAGCCACGGGGTCGCCTCACCGAAATTTCTGGAGCTGGCCGGAGACGCTGCCGAAGGCATCCTGCTTCCCACGGGCAAAATCCTCGTGGCCTCAAAACTGCCGGAAACCGATGCACAGAAACCGGTGCTGAAAACCTATATCGATCAGTACAGCTCCCGGTGGGGCCAGGAGGTATCCGGATTCGGCGGATATGCCTATGACGCGGTCAACATGCTCATCAAGGCGCTGGAAGGATCAAACGGCGACCGGAACAAGATAAGGGCTGCTTTGGAGGGCATGGAAAAACATGTCGGCGTCAGCGGTATATTCAATTTTTCCAAAACCGATCACAACGGTCTGACTCCGGACGCCTTTGTGATGGTGCAAATCCGGAACAATGACTGGCGGCTGGTCGATGCCGGAAAAAATTAA
- a CDS encoding branched-chain amino acid ABC transporter permease, whose product MQEILQYLFSGITSGAVYAVTAIGLSMLYSSTDLINFSHGEFVMLGAMGLVTLWVKCSIPLPLAFILTVLGVSAAGLLFERFAIRTARKPEPIVLVIITVGASIFLRGIAMTAWGKDSHSVPAFSDHAPIDMAGATLLPQSIWIIAALVILVMGLYLFFTRSLTGKAMTACAINRRAAWLAGIPSDRMTMLAFGMSSGIGAIAGIFIAPITMNSYDMGTLLGLKGFCAAMIGGLGSLWGALAGGFLLGILEAAGVAFFPSGIKDAIAFLALLLILYVRPQGLFAAGEARRF is encoded by the coding sequence ATGCAGGAAATCCTTCAATACCTTTTTTCGGGCATTACCAGCGGCGCTGTCTATGCGGTGACGGCCATCGGCCTGTCCATGCTGTACAGCTCAACCGACCTGATCAACTTTTCCCACGGCGAATTTGTCATGCTGGGAGCTATGGGGCTGGTCACCCTCTGGGTCAAGTGCTCGATTCCCCTTCCCCTGGCCTTTATCCTGACCGTGCTGGGGGTGTCCGCGGCAGGGCTCCTGTTCGAGCGGTTTGCCATCCGGACGGCCCGAAAACCCGAGCCCATCGTCCTGGTGATCATCACGGTCGGCGCCTCCATCTTCCTGCGGGGCATTGCCATGACCGCATGGGGCAAGGATTCTCACAGCGTGCCGGCCTTTTCGGATCACGCGCCGATCGACATGGCCGGGGCCACACTGCTGCCGCAGAGCATCTGGATCATTGCAGCCCTCGTGATCCTGGTCATGGGGCTTTACCTTTTTTTCACGCGGTCGCTGACGGGAAAGGCTATGACCGCCTGCGCCATCAACCGGCGGGCGGCCTGGCTGGCCGGTATCCCGTCGGACCGGATGACGATGCTGGCATTCGGGATGAGTTCAGGGATAGGGGCAATTGCGGGCATTTTCATCGCTCCGATTACCATGAACAGCTATGACATGGGCACCCTGCTCGGTTTGAAAGGCTTTTGCGCCGCCATGATCGGTGGCCTCGGGAGCCTGTGGGGCGCCCTGGCAGGCGGATTTCTTCTGGGAATCCTCGAAGCCGCGGGAGTGGCCTTTTTCCCCTCGGGCATAAAAGATGCCATCGCCTTTCTGGCCCTGCTCCTGATCCTGTATGTCCGCCCGCAGGGGCTTTTTGCCGCTGGGGAGGCCAGGAGGTTTTAG
- a CDS encoding branched-chain amino acid ABC transporter permease produces the protein MHTIKRNPLTYHIGFLLAVVLAGVLIENTYYLQVLTFIGINSILALGLNMLMGYAGQVSLGHAAFYGIGAYTTAILSGTMGLSPWLALVCALAIAILVAFIVGIPTLKLSGYYLAMGTLGFGMIVHIVLREWSALTGGASGFVGIPMLEAGQIVFLPGKSYFFLVWAFVFVSILLCRRILSSRMGLALRSIHDSENASRAVGVNTRALKLQVFMLSAALGALAGFLYAHFVGFISPGSFDFMVSVKIVTMVVIGGMASVWGALLGASLLTLLPEALHGFAEFEMLVYGTILITVMIFMPQGLTRGLLDIYEKTKKR, from the coding sequence ATGCACACTATTAAACGAAACCCCCTCACCTATCACATCGGTTTTCTCCTGGCCGTGGTGCTGGCCGGGGTGCTGATTGAAAACACGTATTATCTACAGGTCCTGACCTTTATCGGGATCAATTCCATCCTGGCGCTGGGGCTGAATATGCTGATGGGCTACGCGGGACAGGTATCATTGGGGCACGCGGCCTTTTACGGCATCGGGGCCTATACCACGGCGATTCTGTCCGGAACGATGGGGCTTTCTCCGTGGCTGGCACTGGTTTGCGCGCTGGCCATTGCGATACTGGTCGCTTTCATTGTCGGGATTCCCACCCTGAAACTCTCCGGCTATTATCTGGCCATGGGCACCCTCGGGTTCGGCATGATCGTCCATATCGTCCTTCGCGAATGGAGCGCCTTGACCGGAGGCGCCTCCGGGTTTGTGGGCATTCCCATGCTGGAAGCAGGACAAATCGTATTTTTGCCGGGGAAAAGCTATTTTTTCCTGGTCTGGGCCTTTGTCTTTGTCAGCATCCTGCTGTGCAGAAGAATCCTGTCATCCCGCATGGGCCTAGCCCTGCGCTCCATCCATGACAGCGAAAACGCATCCCGGGCCGTGGGCGTCAATACGCGGGCCCTGAAACTTCAGGTGTTCATGCTCAGCGCCGCGCTCGGGGCACTGGCCGGGTTTTTATACGCGCATTTTGTCGGGTTCATCAGCCCGGGGTCCTTTGATTTTATGGTCTCGGTCAAGATCGTGACCATGGTGGTCATCGGCGGCATGGCCAGTGTTTGGGGCGCTCTCCTGGGCGCATCGCTGCTCACCCTTCTTCCCGAGGCGCTTCACGGCTTTGCCGAGTTTGAAATGCTGGTTTACGGGACGATTTTAATAACGGTAATGATTTTCATGCCCCAGGGGCTGACCCGGGGACTCCTGGATATATATGAAAAAACAAAAAAACGCTGA
- a CDS encoding ABC transporter ATP-binding protein, with the protein MKKQKNADTAGQNILVIETLSRAFGGVQALSRVSFSIKRGTVYGLIGPNGAGKTTLFNIITGIYPPDRGAVVFNGVDLVNQKPFERVISGMARTFQNVELFENMTVLENVLVGMHVRTTCGFWGAVLRWPGVRREEVRSIAKAMDLLDFVGLKSLAHLRSGDLPFGWQRLVEMARALASDPALLLLDEPAAGLNAVETEQLRKLIEKIRQKGVTQILVEHDVSLTLGISDRIIVLDQGAKLAEGTPAEIRNHPKVMTAYLGTRQGHDKNKLCLDMPHKKGK; encoded by the coding sequence ATGAAAAAACAAAAAAACGCTGACACTGCCGGGCAGAACATTCTGGTTATCGAGACCCTGTCCAGGGCATTTGGAGGGGTACAGGCGTTAAGCCGCGTATCCTTTTCCATCAAACGGGGAACGGTTTACGGTCTGATCGGCCCCAACGGTGCGGGCAAGACCACTCTGTTTAACATCATCACGGGTATTTATCCGCCGGACCGGGGCGCGGTCGTCTTCAATGGCGTGGACCTCGTGAACCAGAAACCCTTCGAACGGGTCATCAGCGGCATGGCCAGGACGTTTCAGAATGTCGAGCTGTTTGAGAACATGACGGTCCTTGAAAACGTGCTGGTGGGCATGCATGTCCGAACTACCTGCGGATTCTGGGGAGCCGTTCTCAGATGGCCTGGAGTGAGGCGGGAAGAGGTCCGGTCAATAGCAAAGGCCATGGACCTTCTGGATTTTGTCGGCCTCAAATCCCTGGCGCACCTCCGGTCCGGAGACCTTCCGTTCGGCTGGCAGCGCCTTGTGGAGATGGCAAGGGCCCTGGCATCCGATCCGGCGCTTCTGCTCCTGGATGAACCGGCTGCCGGGCTGAACGCAGTGGAAACCGAACAGCTCCGGAAACTGATCGAAAAAATCCGCCAAAAGGGCGTTACCCAAATTCTGGTGGAACATGATGTAAGCCTGACGCTGGGAATTTCAGACAGGATCATCGTCCTGGATCAGGGCGCCAAACTGGCCGAAGGCACCCCCGCTGAAATCCGGAACCATCCGAAAGTGATGACGGCGTATCTGGGCACCCGCCAGGGTCACGACAAGAATAAATTGTGCTTGGATATGCCCCATAAAAAAGGAAAATGA
- a CDS encoding ABC transporter ATP-binding protein yields MLQIENLTCCYGRIMAVKGISLCVKQGELIALIGSNGSGKSTLLSAICGLLPMWTGTINFNGKSMAQMPPPDIVRTGISLVPEGRQIFGPLSVLDNLKLGAYTMYRKGRRKEVETDLHMIMALFPILKERAHQPAGTLSGGEQQMLALGRALMAKPRLLVLDEPSTGLAPLIVDMILQTLVTLRNSGMTILLVEQNARAALAIADRGYVLQTGRIVLKGPAADLLVNDEVKRAYLG; encoded by the coding sequence ATGCTGCAAATTGAAAATCTGACATGCTGTTACGGCCGGATTATGGCGGTTAAAGGGATAAGCCTCTGCGTAAAACAAGGGGAACTGATCGCGCTCATCGGCTCCAACGGGTCCGGAAAAAGCACGCTGTTATCCGCCATATGCGGTCTGCTGCCGATGTGGACCGGAACGATAAATTTTAACGGCAAGTCCATGGCACAGATGCCGCCCCCGGATATCGTCCGGACAGGCATCAGCCTGGTACCCGAGGGCCGGCAGATTTTCGGTCCGCTGAGCGTACTGGACAATTTAAAACTCGGGGCATACACCATGTACCGAAAAGGGCGGCGCAAGGAGGTTGAAACCGATCTTCACATGATCATGGCCCTGTTTCCCATCCTGAAGGAACGGGCCCACCAGCCGGCCGGAACCCTATCCGGCGGCGAACAGCAGATGCTGGCCCTGGGAAGGGCCCTGATGGCAAAACCCCGGCTGCTCGTCCTGGATGAGCCCTCCACGGGGCTGGCGCCCCTGATCGTCGATATGATCCTTCAAACCCTGGTAACACTGAGAAACAGCGGAATGACGATTCTTCTCGTCGAGCAGAACGCCCGGGCTGCGCTGGCCATCGCCGACCGCGGCTACGTGCTTCAAACCGGCCGGATTGTCCTGAAGGGGCCTGCAGCAGATCTGCTCGTCAACGACGAGGTGAAGCGGGCCTATCTGGGATAA